The Brachyspira hyodysenteriae ATCC 27164 genome includes a window with the following:
- a CDS encoding GNAT family N-acetyltransferase — MSDKKFDVRFAAVEDCSLILKFIKELARYEKLEHEVTATEEILKEWIFEKKKCEVLIASENNIEIGYALFFHNFSTFLGKAGVYLEDLYINPDYRGLGYGKKLLKEVAKIAVERGCERLDWQCLDWNKPSIDFYLSLNAIRMEDWTTYRLSHDVLKSFAKE; from the coding sequence ATGAGTGATAAGAAATTTGATGTTAGATTTGCTGCTGTAGAAGATTGTTCTTTAATATTAAAATTTATAAAAGAGCTTGCCCGTTATGAAAAATTAGAGCATGAGGTTACTGCTACCGAAGAGATACTTAAAGAGTGGATATTTGAAAAGAAGAAATGCGAGGTTTTAATAGCTTCAGAGAATAATATTGAAATAGGATATGCATTATTCTTTCATAATTTTTCTACATTTTTGGGAAAGGCGGGAGTATATTTAGAAGATTTATATATTAATCCTGATTATAGAGGATTAGGTTACGGAAAGAAGCTTTTGAAAGAGGTTGCAAAGATTGCAGTAGAAAGAGGGTGCGAGAGATTGGATTGGCAGTGTTTGGATTGGAATAAACCTAGCATTGATTTCTATTTATCTTTAAATGCGATACGAATGGAAGATTGGACTACATATAGATTGAGTCATGATGTTTTAAAAAGTTTTGCTAAAGAATAA
- a CDS encoding GNAT family N-acetyltransferase: MSDKKFSIRFATVEDIPTIMRFIKELAVYESLEHELNLTEESLKENIFDKKKAEVVIAFEDDVPVGHAVFFETFSTFVGRHGLYLDDLYVNEKYRGFGYGKKLFEEVAKIALSRNCGRLEWQCLDWNKSSIDFYLSTGAEMVKDARVYRLTNDALKKFLDF; this comes from the coding sequence ATGAGTGATAAAAAATTTAGTATTAGATTTGCAACTGTTGAAGATATACCAACTATAATGAGATTCATAAAAGAGCTTGCTGTTTATGAGAGTTTGGAGCATGAACTTAATCTTACAGAGGAAAGTTTAAAAGAAAATATTTTTGATAAGAAAAAGGCAGAGGTTGTCATTGCTTTTGAAGATGATGTTCCAGTTGGGCATGCTGTATTTTTTGAAACTTTTTCTACTTTTGTTGGAAGGCATGGGCTTTATTTAGATGATTTATATGTCAATGAAAAATACAGAGGCTTTGGATACGGTAAGAAACTATTTGAAGAAGTTGCAAAAATAGCTCTTAGTAGAAACTGCGGAAGGCTTGAATGGCAATGTTTGGATTGGAATAAATCTAGTATAGATTTTTATTTATCAACCGGAGCTGAAATGGTTAAGGATGCCAGAGTTTACAGACTTACCAATGATGCTTTAAAAAAATTTTTAGATTTTTAA
- the pyrH gene encoding UMP kinase, with protein MKKRVLLKISGEALLGQKEYGIDNNVVDRIALEMKEAGSDTEIAVVVGGGNIFRGMQLSDKTGMVRATADSMGMLATIMNAIALKDRFMAAGTPTQILSAFNIEGMIEGFERDKAIRILERGNVLIIAGGTSNPYFTTDSTAILRALEIGASIVLKGTNVDGVYDKDPKKNPDAKMYNEVTFKEAINQNLRVMDMTAFAMANDNNMPIRVFNMHTNGNITKAILGESIGTYVHN; from the coding sequence ATGAAAAAAAGAGTATTGCTCAAAATATCAGGCGAAGCTTTACTTGGTCAAAAAGAATATGGTATAGATAATAATGTTGTTGATAGAATAGCATTAGAGATGAAAGAAGCTGGAAGTGATACAGAAATAGCTGTTGTTGTAGGCGGAGGAAACATTTTTAGAGGAATGCAGTTATCTGATAAAACAGGTATGGTGAGAGCTACTGCAGATTCTATGGGTATGCTTGCCACTATTATGAATGCTATAGCTTTGAAAGATAGATTTATGGCAGCAGGCACTCCTACTCAAATACTTTCTGCTTTTAATATTGAAGGTATGATAGAAGGTTTTGAAAGAGACAAAGCAATTCGTATATTGGAAAGAGGAAATGTTTTGATAATAGCCGGAGGTACTTCTAATCCTTATTTTACAACTGATAGTACTGCAATACTTAGAGCTTTAGAGATTGGTGCTTCTATAGTATTAAAAGGCACTAATGTTGATGGTGTTTATGATAAAGACCCTAAAAAGAATCCAGATGCTAAAATGTATAATGAAGTAACATTTAAAGAAGCTATTAATCAAAATTTAAGAGTTATGGATATGACAGCTTTCGCTATGGCTAATGATAATAATATGCCTATAAGAGTATTTAATATGCATACAAATGGAAACATTACAAAGGCTATTTTAGGTGAGTCTATAGGAACTTATGTACATAATTAA
- the floA gene encoding flotillin-like protein FloA (flotillin-like protein involved in membrane lipid rafts), which produces MFDYGYIPVIPMFIGIVIILIFIIIFLRFFPIGLWVTALFSGVRINMITLITMRLRRVNPSLIVLNQIKLWKAGLKIGSNELEAHYLAGGNPTAVADALIAADKASLDLNFERAAAIDLAGRDLVDAIRTSVSPRVIATPLIAAVAKDGIQVKATARVTVRTNINRLVGGAGEETIIARVGEGIVTTIGSSASHKEVLENPDRISQVVLAKGLDSGTAFEILSIDIADVDVGSNIGAFLQIDQAEADKKIAQAKAEERRVMAIAREQEMRAQVEEMKAKVVEAESQLPLAIAEALKKGNIGVLDYYNMKNVMADTEMRYSISGMDSMSKNSNSSGNVKQ; this is translated from the coding sequence ATGTTTGATTATGGTTATATACCTGTTATTCCAATGTTTATTGGTATTGTTATAATATTAATATTTATCATTATTTTCTTACGCTTCTTCCCAATAGGTTTATGGGTTACTGCTTTATTTTCTGGTGTAAGAATAAATATGATAACATTAATAACTATGCGTTTAAGGAGAGTTAATCCTTCACTTATAGTATTGAATCAGATAAAATTATGGAAGGCTGGTTTAAAAATAGGAAGCAATGAACTTGAGGCACATTATTTAGCAGGCGGAAATCCAACTGCTGTTGCTGATGCTTTGATTGCTGCTGATAAAGCTTCTTTAGATTTAAATTTTGAAAGAGCGGCCGCTATTGATTTGGCTGGAAGAGATTTAGTTGATGCTATAAGAACTTCTGTTTCCCCTAGAGTTATTGCTACACCTTTAATTGCTGCTGTTGCTAAAGACGGTATACAAGTTAAAGCTACTGCAAGAGTTACTGTTAGAACTAATATTAACAGACTTGTTGGAGGTGCAGGAGAAGAAACGATAATTGCAAGAGTAGGTGAGGGTATAGTTACTACTATAGGTAGTTCTGCTTCACATAAAGAAGTTTTAGAAAATCCTGATAGAATATCTCAAGTTGTTCTTGCTAAGGGATTAGATTCAGGTACTGCTTTTGAGATACTTTCTATTGATATAGCTGATGTTGATGTTGGAAGCAATATTGGTGCTTTCTTACAGATTGACCAAGCTGAAGCTGATAAAAAGATTGCTCAGGCTAAGGCTGAAGAGAGAAGAGTTATGGCTATAGCTAGAGAGCAGGAAATGCGTGCTCAGGTTGAAGAGATGAAAGCTAAAGTTGTTGAAGCTGAATCTCAATTACCTCTTGCTATTGCTGAAGCACTTAAAAAAGGTAATATCGGAGTACTCGATTATTACAATATGAAAAATGTTATGGCTGATACTGAAATGCGTTATAGCATATCCGGTATGGATTCAATGAGCAAAAATAGTAATTCTTCCGGTAATGTGAAACAGTAA
- the ahpC gene encoding alkyl hydroperoxide reductase subunit C, whose amino-acid sequence MSLINKKLIDFKVEAYQNGEFKTVETKDVLGKWSVFFFYPADFTFVCPTELADLGTVYDELKKINCEVYSVSEDTHFVHKAWADATPTIKNLKYTMLGDPTGVLAKFFEVYVEEEGKALRGSFIVNPQGEIKAYEVHDMGIGRDANELLRKVQAAQYVAEHGGEVCPAKWKPGASTLKPGIDLVGKL is encoded by the coding sequence ATGAGTTTAATTAATAAAAAACTAATAGATTTCAAGGTTGAAGCTTATCAAAACGGTGAATTCAAAACAGTTGAAACTAAAGACGTTTTAGGAAAATGGAGTGTATTTTTCTTCTATCCAGCAGACTTTACATTTGTATGTCCTACAGAGTTAGCTGATTTAGGTACAGTATACGATGAATTAAAGAAAATTAATTGTGAAGTATATTCAGTTTCTGAAGATACTCATTTTGTACATAAAGCTTGGGCAGATGCTACACCAACTATTAAAAATCTTAAATATACAATGCTAGGAGATCCAACAGGAGTATTAGCTAAATTCTTTGAAGTATATGTAGAAGAAGAAGGTAAAGCATTACGCGGAAGCTTTATTGTAAACCCACAAGGCGAAATCAAAGCTTATGAAGTACATGATATGGGAATAGGTAGAGATGCTAATGAATTATTACGTAAAGTTCAAGCTGCTCAATATGTAGCTGAACATGGCGGTGAAGTTTGTCCTGCTAAATGGAAACCAGGTGCTAGCACTTTAAAACCAGGAATTGATCTAGTTGGTAAGCTATAA
- the fabD gene encoding ACP S-malonyltransferase, with protein sequence MSNIAFLFPGQGSQCAGMGKSLYDNVAESKAIFDKAANILDDVDIKALCFEGSEDDLKKTENTQPALVTVGMAVYEALKAKGVKGNLFAGHSLGEITALSAAGYISFEDAVKIARTRGLLMAKAGADAPYGMAAVMGLDYDAVSKCMPENKEVVAANYNLKDQIVISGLLSAIEAVTPKLQEAGAKRVLPLKVSGAFHSPFMKPAADSLKEFLEKIELHNNDNKVLSNVTAEVHDFNSIKENLYKQMFSTVRWYDSMLNMQKQGITKIFECGPGKVLVGMTKKITPDITALPVFDIDSLNAAIQ encoded by the coding sequence ATGTCAAATATAGCATTTCTATTTCCTGGTCAAGGTTCTCAATGTGCTGGTATGGGAAAATCTTTGTATGATAATGTTGCTGAATCTAAAGCAATATTCGATAAGGCAGCTAATATTTTAGATGATGTTGATATCAAAGCATTATGTTTTGAAGGAAGCGAAGACGATCTTAAAAAAACAGAAAATACTCAGCCTGCTTTAGTTACAGTAGGTATGGCTGTTTATGAAGCTTTAAAAGCTAAAGGCGTTAAAGGAAATTTATTTGCAGGTCATAGCTTGGGTGAAATTACGGCTCTTTCAGCTGCAGGATATATATCATTTGAAGATGCTGTAAAAATTGCTAGAACTAGAGGTTTGTTAATGGCTAAGGCTGGAGCTGATGCACCTTATGGTATGGCTGCAGTTATGGGATTAGATTATGATGCAGTTTCTAAATGTATGCCTGAAAATAAAGAAGTTGTTGCTGCTAATTATAATTTAAAAGATCAGATAGTTATATCAGGATTACTTAGTGCAATAGAAGCAGTTACTCCTAAACTTCAGGAGGCTGGTGCTAAAAGAGTACTTCCTTTAAAAGTATCTGGAGCTTTCCATTCTCCGTTTATGAAACCTGCTGCTGACAGCTTAAAAGAATTCTTAGAAAAAATAGAATTACATAACAATGACAATAAAGTATTATCAAATGTTACAGCTGAAGTTCATGATTTTAATTCTATTAAAGAAAATTTATATAAGCAAATGTTCTCAACTGTAAGATGGTATGACAGCATGCTTAATATGCAAAAACAAGGAATAACAAAAATATTTGAATGCGGACCTGGAAAAGTTTTAGTTGGAATGACTAAAAAAATCACTCCTGATATAACAGCATTACCTGTATTTGATATTGATTCTTTAAATGCTGCTATTCAATAA
- a CDS encoding cation diffusion facilitator family transporter, with protein MNTSNEKKSKYMIIEGIVSVIINILLFAFKYAVGLLTGSLSIMADAWHSLSDCISSIIVIIGGIFSKRPPDEEHPFGHGRIELITSFVVGIMLVFIGYTFFSEAIQNIMDKKSASFTTMAIVAMIVSILVKELLAQYSFWGYRKSGSKSLYADAWHHRSDSVTSIIILVGILFGKSFWWLDSVLSILVSLVIFYAAFDVIKSSIKPLIGEYPSEETIDSIKKIAEEMNIDNTDLNLHHFHIHTYGDHSEITFHMRFPKDMTVFDAHSKATLFENAIRERLSIEPTIHIEAYK; from the coding sequence ATGAATACGAGTAATGAGAAGAAATCTAAATACATGATAATAGAGGGTATAGTATCTGTAATTATTAATATATTATTATTTGCTTTTAAGTATGCTGTAGGTTTATTAACAGGTTCTCTTTCAATTATGGCAGATGCTTGGCATTCATTAAGTGATTGCATAAGCAGTATAATTGTTATAATAGGCGGAATATTTTCAAAAAGACCTCCAGATGAAGAGCATCCTTTCGGACATGGAAGAATTGAGCTTATAACAAGTTTTGTAGTTGGAATAATGCTTGTATTTATAGGATATACTTTTTTCTCTGAAGCTATTCAAAACATTATGGATAAAAAATCAGCTTCATTTACAACTATGGCTATAGTTGCTATGATAGTTTCAATACTTGTAAAGGAATTATTAGCACAGTATTCTTTTTGGGGATACAGAAAATCTGGTTCTAAATCATTGTATGCAGATGCTTGGCATCATAGAAGTGATAGTGTTACTTCTATAATTATATTAGTTGGTATTTTATTTGGTAAAAGTTTTTGGTGGTTAGACAGTGTATTAAGTATATTAGTTTCGCTTGTTATATTTTATGCTGCTTTTGATGTTATTAAATCTAGCATAAAACCTTTGATAGGTGAGTATCCTTCTGAAGAAACAATTGATAGTATAAAAAAAATAGCTGAAGAAATGAATATAGATAACACTGATTTGAATTTACATCATTTTCATATACATACTTATGGAGATCATAGTGAAATAACTTTCCATATGCGTTTTCCTAAAGATATGACTGTTTTTGATGCTCATTCAAAGGCTACATTATTTGAAAATGCCATAAGAGAAAGATTGAGTATAGAACCTACTATACATATAGAAGCATACAAATAA
- a CDS encoding PhzF family phenazine biosynthesis protein, with the protein MENYSLKQYIVDAFTDKVFSGNPAAICLLDKWLSDDMMLNIAKENNLSETAFILKNYNDYELRWFTPGGEIDLCGHATLASAFVLMNIIDKKLKNISFKTKSGILNVVKNNDLYEMDFPSYELKKIDVTDEMKEAIGFKPLEAYMGRDLLCVLENEKQVIEANIDIEKVKNLQGLLLHITSKGSEYDCITRSFAPKLNVYEDPVCGSGHCHVVPLWADKLGKKDIIAFQASKRGGILYCSFNGNRVKLSGKAALYSSAEIYIQ; encoded by the coding sequence ATGGAAAATTATTCACTTAAACAGTATATTGTTGATGCATTTACAGACAAAGTTTTTAGCGGAAATCCTGCTGCTATTTGTTTATTAGATAAATGGCTTTCAGATGATATGATGCTTAATATTGCAAAAGAGAATAATCTTTCTGAAACTGCATTCATATTAAAAAACTATAATGATTATGAACTTAGATGGTTTACTCCTGGCGGTGAAATAGATTTATGCGGACATGCAACTTTGGCATCAGCATTCGTATTAATGAATATAATTGATAAAAAGTTAAAGAATATATCCTTCAAAACTAAAAGCGGAATTTTAAATGTTGTAAAAAATAATGATTTGTATGAAATGGATTTTCCGTCTTATGAATTAAAAAAAATAGATGTTACAGATGAAATGAAAGAGGCTATAGGATTTAAACCATTAGAAGCATATATGGGCAGAGATTTGTTATGCGTACTTGAAAATGAAAAGCAAGTAATTGAAGCTAATATTGATATTGAAAAAGTAAAGAATCTTCAAGGACTTTTATTGCATATTACTTCTAAAGGCAGCGAATATGATTGTATTACAAGAAGTTTTGCACCGAAATTAAACGTTTATGAAGATCCTGTTTGCGGTTCAGGACATTGTCATGTTGTGCCTTTATGGGCGGATAAATTGGGTAAAAAAGATATTATAGCATTTCAGGCTTCTAAAAGGGGCGGTATATTATATTGCAGCTTTAATGGTAATCGTGTAAAATTGTCAGGAAAGGCCGCATTATACTCAAGTGCTGAAATATATATACAATAA
- the murD gene encoding UDP-N-acetylmuramoyl-L-alanine--D-glutamate ligase, giving the protein MILDLNKTYIKVLKKQNILILGATVRSGVSIANILYDINRAFNTNIKYALSDSKTEEELKDSIEALKDKDVKLFFGNQDISILDNITLIIISPGIPHTIPIVEEAKRRNIKIIGEIEFAYNFLPNRNYIAVTGTDGKTTTVTLVHDIIKSYKKARLLGNVGNTFSKDIETIEEDEDVILELSSFQLETVEKFHAHIAAVLNIAEDHLDRYKDIEDYFNTKKNITINQNKNDFLILNYDNIYTNIWYNELNGNCKMKLLTFSLKSKFATIYYNEEDEYIYYENEKLFSIANRKVIGKHNIANILAAVLICLKDDIPVEYIEKAVNNFKGIEHRVELVATINGVKYVNDSKATSMNSVMSALKSFDKDIILIMGGRNKNIDFTHLNNIINARVKKLILIGEAAEALSEMLHFENKIIVRDLTDAFNYASAISINGDTVLLSPGCTSFDMFKNYEERGKYFKSLVYKLSEISKE; this is encoded by the coding sequence ATGATTTTAGATTTGAATAAAACTTATATAAAAGTATTAAAAAAACAGAATATATTAATTTTAGGAGCTACTGTAAGAAGCGGAGTAAGTATTGCTAATATTTTATATGATATTAACAGAGCTTTTAATACTAATATTAAATATGCTTTGAGTGACAGCAAGACAGAAGAAGAACTTAAAGACAGTATAGAAGCATTAAAAGATAAAGATGTCAAATTATTTTTTGGTAATCAGGATATATCTATTTTAGATAATATTACTCTTATAATAATTTCTCCTGGAATTCCCCATACAATACCTATAGTTGAAGAAGCTAAAAGAAGAAATATAAAAATTATAGGGGAAATTGAATTTGCATACAATTTTCTTCCTAATAGAAATTATATCGCAGTAACAGGAACAGATGGAAAAACTACTACTGTTACATTAGTGCATGATATAATAAAATCATATAAAAAAGCAAGACTTCTAGGTAATGTCGGTAACACTTTTTCAAAAGATATTGAAACAATAGAGGAGGATGAAGATGTAATATTAGAGCTTTCAAGTTTTCAATTAGAGACAGTTGAAAAATTTCATGCTCATATAGCTGCAGTATTAAATATTGCTGAAGATCATCTTGATAGATATAAAGATATTGAAGATTATTTTAATACAAAAAAGAATATAACTATTAATCAAAATAAAAATGATTTTCTTATACTCAATTATGATAATATATATACTAATATTTGGTATAATGAGCTTAATGGTAATTGTAAAATGAAACTTCTTACATTTTCTTTAAAAAGTAAATTTGCTACAATTTACTACAATGAAGAAGATGAATATATATATTATGAGAATGAAAAATTATTTTCTATAGCTAATAGAAAAGTGATAGGTAAACATAATATAGCCAACATATTGGCAGCTGTTTTGATATGTTTGAAAGATGATATACCTGTTGAATATATAGAAAAAGCTGTGAATAATTTTAAGGGTATAGAGCATAGAGTAGAGTTAGTTGCCACAATTAACGGAGTAAAATATGTCAATGATTCAAAAGCCACATCAATGAATTCTGTAATGAGTGCTTTAAAATCTTTTGATAAGGATATCATTCTCATAATGGGCGGAAGAAATAAAAATATAGATTTTACTCATTTAAATAATATTATAAATGCTAGAGTAAAAAAACTTATACTTATAGGAGAAGCAGCAGAGGCTCTTTCAGAGATGCTTCATTTTGAAAATAAAATTATAGTCAGAGATTTGACAGATGCTTTCAATTATGCTTCGGCTATATCAATAAATGGAGATACAGTTTTATTATCACCAGGCTGTACTAGCTTTGATATGTTTAAAAATTATGAGGAGAGAGGAAAATATTTCAAAAGTTTGGTGTATAAACTCAGTGAAATTTCTAAAGAATAA
- a CDS encoding ABC-F family ATP-binding cassette domain-containing protein has protein sequence MAKSIINIVNISKRFVHKVLLDNVNLLIEEKSKIGMIGRNGAGKTTLLKILMGLEEADDGEVIFSDDVKIGYLRQQGDFDDNEKVIDYLTRVTGRESWKCSKIASRFGIDHIKVNNNLGSLSSGYRMRVKLAEMMLYEPNFLILDEPSNFLDLNTLIDLENFLTDYNGGFLIVSHDREFLKTTCEKTIEMENSKITYFPGNIEDYFEYKEEKEYTIKKYNKNIEERKAHLERFVERFRYKATKAKAVQSRIKQIEKLKTIEINHPAKNVRIKLPEVPEKKGFALISDDLAVGYGDKIVAKSGRIEIARGSRVAVLGQNGEGKTTFLRTIAGRLDPISGTYNYSYGIKIAYFGEDTYKNVTSNDTVLSYLKKNAKQGLLTQELLTLLGSFLFSGDDVNKDIKVLSGGEMARLSLLAAITQCADVLILDEPTNHLDFETVEALANSLRDYGGTIFFTSHDRTFASLLADTIIEVKDKKLSLYSGDYEAYVYRVRLDALEEEEKELEYQNKNNAKESSGNDEKNTNNYEERKKIRNRLSRCESLLKKYEKQIEDYKKEEAEILKFFETSVNYDDEKSKRLLEVKKLIEETENEWLLVNEEIDNIKAML, from the coding sequence ATGGCTAAAAGTATTATAAATATAGTTAATATATCCAAAAGATTTGTTCATAAAGTATTGCTTGATAATGTAAATCTTCTTATAGAAGAGAAATCTAAAATAGGAATGATTGGAAGAAACGGAGCAGGAAAAACCACACTTTTAAAGATTCTTATGGGACTTGAAGAGGCTGATGATGGGGAAGTAATATTTTCTGATGATGTAAAAATAGGATATCTTCGTCAGCAGGGTGATTTCGATGATAATGAAAAGGTAATAGATTATCTTACTAGAGTTACAGGCAGAGAATCTTGGAAATGCTCAAAAATTGCAAGCAGATTTGGAATAGATCATATAAAAGTTAATAATAATTTGGGAAGTTTATCAAGCGGATATAGAATGCGTGTTAAACTTGCCGAGATGATGCTTTATGAACCTAATTTTTTAATATTAGACGAACCTTCAAACTTTTTGGATTTGAATACATTGATAGATTTAGAAAATTTTTTAACAGATTATAATGGAGGTTTTTTAATAGTTTCACATGATAGGGAATTTTTAAAAACAACATGCGAAAAAACTATTGAAATGGAAAATTCTAAAATAACATATTTTCCTGGAAATATAGAAGATTATTTTGAATATAAAGAAGAAAAAGAATATACAATAAAAAAATATAATAAGAATATAGAGGAGAGAAAGGCTCATTTAGAGAGATTTGTAGAAAGATTCAGATATAAAGCCACTAAGGCAAAAGCTGTACAATCTCGTATAAAACAGATAGAAAAATTAAAAACTATAGAAATTAATCACCCAGCAAAGAATGTTAGAATAAAACTTCCAGAGGTTCCTGAAAAGAAAGGTTTTGCTCTTATATCTGATGATTTGGCAGTTGGATATGGAGATAAAATAGTTGCTAAAAGCGGAAGAATAGAAATAGCAAGAGGAAGCAGAGTAGCAGTGCTTGGTCAGAATGGTGAAGGTAAAACTACTTTTTTAAGAACTATAGCAGGAAGACTTGATCCTATATCTGGTACTTATAATTATTCTTATGGTATAAAGATAGCATATTTCGGAGAGGATACTTATAAAAATGTGACTTCTAATGATACTGTATTATCTTATTTAAAGAAGAATGCCAAACAGGGATTATTAACTCAGGAGCTTTTAACACTTTTAGGAAGTTTCTTATTTTCAGGCGATGATGTTAATAAAGATATAAAAGTATTAAGCGGAGGAGAGATGGCAAGATTATCACTTCTTGCTGCTATTACTCAATGTGCTGATGTACTTATATTGGACGAGCCTACTAACCATTTGGACTTTGAAACAGTTGAGGCACTTGCTAATTCTTTGAGAGATTATGGCGGAACAATATTCTTTACTTCGCATGATAGAACTTTTGCTAGTTTGCTTGCTGATACAATTATAGAAGTTAAAGATAAAAAGCTTTCTCTTTATTCTGGAGATTATGAGGCTTATGTTTATAGGGTAAGGCTTGATGCTTTAGAAGAGGAAGAAAAAGAATTAGAATATCAAAATAAAAATAATGCTAAAGAAAGCAGCGGTAATGATGAAAAAAACACCAATAATTATGAAGAGAGAAAAAAAATTAGAAACAGACTTTCAAGATGCGAGTCTTTGCTTAAAAAATATGAAAAGCAAATAGAGGACTATAAGAAAGAAGAGGCTGAGATATTAAAATTTTTTGAAACATCTGTGAATTATGATGATGAAAAAAGTAAAAGGCTTTTGGAAGTTAAAAAACTAATAGAAGAAACAGAAAATGAATGGCTTTTAGTTAATGAAGAGATAGATAATATAAAGGCTATGTTATAA